A segment of the Fimbriimonadaceae bacterium genome:
GGGATTTGATTGGATCCGGATGAAGTTCGGCCAGGTTCCGGGCGGCATGTTCGGAGCCGACGAAAACGCCCGCGAAGGCTACGACGACCCCCGCCAAGCGACCGAGACCTGCGGCTTTGTCGAGCAGATCGGGTCGAACAACGTCATGGCGGCCCTCACCGCCAACCCCAAATGGCCGGCCAACACCGAAAACGTGGCGTTCAACTCGCTTCCGGCCTCGTTCATGCCCGACTATCGGTCGCTGCGATACCTCACCGCGCCGAACATGGCCGTCAGCGACGCCGCCAACCATGCGCCGGGTATCCAGAACGGCGGGCCGTACCTGCTGATGAACCCGTTTAGCAGCCGGTGCTGCCAGCACAACCACACCAGCGCGTGGGTCAACTTCTTGGAAGGCACTTGGATGGCGACCCAAGACAACGGCCTGGCCGCCCTCGTCTACACGGAGGGCGAAGTCACCGCACTCGTAGGGACGGGGGACAAGGTCACCGTCGCCACCAAGACGCACTATCCCTTCGAAGAAGATGTGCGGATGACAGTGAGGACCGCCAAGGCGACGGACTTCCCCTTGTACCTGTTGGTGCCCGCCTGGGCGGACGGGGCGACAGTCTCGTGGCCGGACGGGAAGGTCGACGCGACTCCAGGAAAGTACCTCCGCATCGACCGCACTTGGCGGAACGGCGACACCGTCTCTCTCCACCTTCCCATGCGCCCGCAAGTCCGGGTCTGGGAGAAGATGAAGGACGCGGTGAGTGTCGACTACGGCCCACTGACGCTGAGTCTCAAGATCGGCGAAGAGTTGAAGGCCGTCGACCCCACCACAACGACCCAGGCCGACTCCGGTTGGCAAAAGGGAGTGGACAAGTCACGATGGCCCGCCTACGAGATCCATCCGAAATCGGCATGGAACTACGGCCTGGACGCCGGGGCCGCGATCACGTGCCGTCGACGGCCTTGGCCGAAAGACAACATGCCGTTCACCCTTGAGGGGACTCCTCTGGAGTTCTCCGCGACGGGTGCCCTGATCCCCAAGTGGACCCTGGACCAGACCGGCTTGGTCGCCGTCCTGCCGACAGGAGACCTTGGGGCCCAGGCCAAGCAACCGGTCACCCTGGTCCCGATGGGGGCGGCCCGTCTCCGCATCAGTTCCTTTCCCCGGTTGGACTGACCGGGGACAGGCTAGCCCAAGATGAGCCGGGCGACCACAGGGAAATGGTCGCTCGGCATCCGGCCTCCGACGCGGCTCCGGTCGATATTGGCCCATTCACACCGCCACTCCTTCGTGTGCAAGACGTGGTCGATCATGTCCCCGTCGGTCTTGGTGTCGTCGAAGCCGTGGAACGTCACGCTGGCTCCCTTGGCAGGCAGAGCTTCGGCCATGAGTCCGCTTTGGGTCAGGGCAAGGACGGGCGGTTCTTGGGCGGCACAATTGAAGTCACCCATCACCACGGCAGGAAGCCCACGGTCTTGGACGACGCCACGCATCATTTCTCCCCCCAGAAGCCGGGCGCGGGGTGACTCGTGGTCAAGATGCGCGTTGGCGACCAAGACGAGCCCGCCGGAGGCGAGGAAGAACTCGCCCCAGGTGAAGACGCGGGTGATCCGTGCCTCGAACGCCAGCGAACCCGGCACCTTGGGCGTCGGGCTGATCCACCGGGTGCCGCCCTCCCGCAGACCGAGGAGGTTCCGACGGTAGAAGACCGACGAGTGCTCACCTTTGCGCAGTCCGTCGTCGCGGCCCGCCCCCAGAACATCATGCTGGGGCATCCAGGCCCTCAGGTCGTCAATCTGGTCGGCGAGGGCCTCTTGGACGCCGAGGACGTCGGGGTCATGGTGGCGGATGATGGCGAGGAGGGCGTCGCGACGGTTTGGCCAGGCGTTCGCCCCGTCGGGTGCGGTGGAGTACCGCAGGTTGAATGTCATCGTGGTCAGGCCGACCGACATGTCGCTAGCCTACTCTTTCGCCAGGACGGCTGGCTGACAGCGTCACCTCATCAGGAAGTCTCCGATGGTCAAGGGCATCGGGACGGACGACGAGGCCTCGGAGATGTTCGGACGGTAGGGATAGATCCGCCGCGCCATGAAAGCGATGTGCCCGTCACGGTTCTGGGCGACGCCACGAACGGTGACAAACGGGTGGCAGACCACCTTGTGCCCGTCTCGCTGGTAGACGTCGTCAAAGCAGGTCACATTGAGGAGGCCGGTCTCGTCCTCGAGGTCAAAGAAGAGGACGCGCCGGCCACTCTCGGTCGGAGGGAACCTCAACCGGATCGGGTTGCCGACGACAAACACCGGCTCGGTGGTGGTCAAGCACGAGGCCTCGGCGGCGGTGAGCCCACCACGGGCGGTGACCCGGTCGCGCTCGAACGCCATCAGATGGCGGGCGACGTCGAGCCCCATCAACCGACGCTCCGCGACGGCCCTCTCGACTACGTTGAAGTCGTCGATTTCCAGAGGGAGCGGAGGGTCTTCGAATTGGAGCGGGAGGCAATCCTCGGTGACCGGCGACCGCGCCAGGCCCAAAGCGTGGTCGACCATCCACAGAAGGGCGCGGCGATGGGGGGTCAGGCTGTCGAACGCACCGGCATGCACCAGGTTGCGGAGTTCGTCCTTCTCGGGCCGTACCCGGACGACAAAGTCAAAGAAAGAGTGGTACGGACGGCCTCGCAGTGACCGGTCGACCGTCGCCACCGATAGGCCCGCGATCTGTCTGAGCGGGACACGCACGCCGCCGGCCGGGACCATGATCTTGGGGTCCTCGGTCGCTTTGACGTCCTCGACAGAGAAGCCCGCCTCACTCTTGTTGACGTCGGGTTGAAGGACCTGCACCCCCCGGACACGGGCTTCGTTACAAAGGGTGGCCGGGCCGTAGTAACCAGCGGGTTGGGCGTCGAGAAGGGCGGCGAAGTACTGGGACGGGTAGTTCTGCTGGCAATAGATCGAGCGAACCGACACCTCGGCGAACGCGAGGGCATGCCCCTCGGCGAAGCCATATCCCTTGAAACCCGAAACGAGGGCGTGGACCTCTTGAGCGACTTGGCGGCTGTACCCACGGGCGACGATCCGGGCGACGACATCCTCGCACACCTGTCCGTCCCGGTGTCGGTCGTGGTGCTTCTGCACCGCTTCGCGGATCTCCTCGGCCTCGTCCCCGGTGTATCCGCCGAACTTCTCCAACAATTGGTCGATTTGTTCTTGGAAGACGACAATCCCCAAGGTCGGGCCAAGGATCACCTCAAGGTCAGGATGGACAAAGACAAACGGCTTACCCTGGCGGCGGGCGATGAACTCGTTGAGTTTCACGGCGCCACCGACCCCAGGCCTGATCCCCGCCTGGACGATACCGGCGTCCTTGAGGTTCCTCGTGCCGATGCGGATATGGGCTTGCCGCATCGCTGGCGATGCGGACTGGGGGACACCGACCAACTGTCCCGACCGCATCGCCCGGTACACACCGTCGTCGTCGAGGGGAAGGTCGCAGACGTCGAGTCCGTCGACCCGGCGCATCGTGCCACCCAGGACGTCGTTGCCACGCAGGCACAGTAAGTCGAACTTGTCGAAGGAGTGCTTCGCGCTCCGCTTGTCCCACTGCATGATCTTCACACCGTCCGCACCGGACAACTGGACGGGCACTGTGTCCGCGACGGGGCTCTTGGAGACGACGACGCCTGACGAGTGGGCACGCATGTTGCGCGGCAAGTCGGCAAGACGCTCGGCAAACTCGAAGACCCAGTGGTATCTCTCCCGCGGGATGTCGCTGTCGCGCAGTTCAGGGCGACTGTCCAAGGCCATGACAAGGCGCTCCGGCGAGACGCCGCCGTGGAGACGCTTCGAGAGATAGGAAAGGTGACTCTCGGGGATCCCCATCACCTTGCCGACCTCGCGCACGATGCCGCGGGTGCGGTACGTGCCGACCGCGGCGACCGTCGCGACATGGTCGTCTCCGTAACGCCGCACGAGGTGCTGGCGGACGTCCTCCCGGCGCGACGCCTCGAAATCGATGTCGATGTCCGGGCGTTTACCCCCGTCAGGGGGGAGGAACCGGTCGAAGTGCAGGTTGAACTCGAACGCGTCGATGCGCGAGATGCCCAGGCAATACGCGACCATGGAGTCGACCACAGAACCACGGCCGCTGAAAAGGATCCCCTCTCCTCTCGCCCACTCGCACATCTCCCATGCGATGAGGAAGTGCCGCGACCATCCGAGTTTGACCATCCGGTCAAGTTCGCGGCGGACTCTGGCCTTCTGTTGCCTTGAGAGCGCTCCATACCGGCACCAAGCACCGTGCTCGACCACCTGGCGTAGGGCGGTGTCTTCGTCGGCACAGAACTGGGGAAGTTCGACCCGGCCGGGCAAGACGTCGCTGTCGCACCGGTCGGCGATGCGGCGGGACTCATCGATGAGACAAGGCTCGTCAGCGTAGACGGAAACGGCCTCCGAGCTGTGGCGCATGTGCCGCTCCCGGTTCAGTGAGCGCCTCGGTAGCCCACGGACCTGAGGCTGGGTCGGGTCACGCGCCGGTTTGCGTCCCTCGACCTCCTCGACCTTGCAAAGGGTGTCCACACACACCAGGATGTCGTGGGCGGGATAGTGCGCCCGCTCGGCGGTCAACACCGGGCCGCCGGCCACACAGGTGACGCCAGTCTTGTCGGCCAATTGGTGGAGAAGCCGTCCGACATGAGGTTGCCATGGCAGTGACGTCCTTTCGACCTGCACCACGACGCTTTCTCTGCCGTAGAGGCTGACCAAACGGTCAATGCACTTCTTGGCGGAGCCATACTCCTTTCGTGCGACAAGGAGGTCGACGGGGCCGTTGCTTCCTCCCGTCAAACACAAGACGCCGTCTGTGTGACGGGCGAGGCGGTCCCAACTGGCCAAGGGGTATGTCCTCGGCTCACCCAGGCAACATTCGGTGACGAGCCGCGACAAGGAACGGTAACCGTCCGGGCATGTGGCGACCAAGACAAGGTCGCCGCCCTCGGCCAGTTCCACAGTCACACCGACCATCGGTCGCACCCCAGCTTCCTGCGCTGCCCGACAGAACTCGCGTGCTCCCGACAGCGAGAACCGGTCGGCAAGGAGCACCGCGCCATACCCCTTCTCGGCCGCCAACGCGGGGATCTGGGCGGCGATCATCGTCCCCCCTCGGGAATAGGCGCTGAGGGCATGGAGAAGGACCGCGTCACCCCTCGCGCTCGGGATGCTCGTGCCCGTCTCTACGACCGGCGTGACTGTCTCGCGGCGGACTCCCCGCTGGTCGATAAACCGGTGGACCTCAATGTCGGGCCCGCCCTTCCACCACTCGCCCGCCTCACGCCATCGGGAGAGGGTCTCAGTTCCAGCCGGTCGCATGACGCCATGCCCTCAAGACTTGCTCTCGACGTGGGGTTTCCACCTGGCTGGCCAGGACGACCGCACCGCTACCAAGCGACGAGCGCACCGCCGCCAGCGCGACGTCTTGGCCAGTCTGGACGGAAGCGGCAATGAGACTTTGTTGGGTGCTTTTGATCGGTTCCAGCCTGTCGAGCCGGGCGGTGAGGCGCACGATGTCCGGGCACTGGCGTTGTAGCTCCCCGACCAAATAGTCAAGTGACGCCGCGATGCGGTCCAGGTTGTGGACGGGGCGGTTGTATGTCCGGCTCAGTGTCCGCAGTCCCCCTCCCTCCTGCTCGGCGGTGATGACGACAAGCCCGGCCTGTCGTCCGGCGGAACGCTGGGCAAGCCCCCGCGACAACTCGGCAGCGGCTTCATGGAGCACCAAGGTGTCGTTCACCGGGGTGTCAAAGTGGACAGACTGTGCGACCGACTGAGGGGGGTATGACGCCACAACCTGGTCGCACGCCATGCCCCTGGCGGCGCGGACGATCTTATGGGCGTCATCACCAAACTGTGTGGTGAGCCATGCAGGGTCGACCGAACGGAGCGACCCGATGGTCTGGAAACCCAGTTCACGAAGACGCCCCCTATGCTCGACGGTCGCCACGAGCAGGTTGTCCACCGGTTGGTCAGACAACGCGGCGATGGCGTCACTGTCATAGCCATAGGGGTCACCCTGGCGCGAGGCCAGGCGAGCTAGCCAGACCGACGGCCCGGTCCCGTATCGGAGCGA
Coding sequences within it:
- a CDS encoding glycoside hydrolase family 127 protein, which codes for MWTSLALAMTIVSATVVDQPPTAGANRYYHPNRAPLHQTPLVQLPITSFKPGGWLRRQLELQRDGLTGHLGEISVWLTKKNNAWMSPTGQGDYGWEEVPYWLKGYARVGYVLDDPDMLRETKVWVDGTLGSARPDGDFGPVRYHKPGKRDLWAQMLMVQVLQGWYDKVGDPRVLPFLTAYFRWQLTVPDEDFLEDFWENSRGGDNLASVYWLYNRTGDAFLLDLATKIDRNTADWRMKDGLPNWHNVNVAQCFRAPAEYWQQSGDKEDLRASYRGFDWIRMKFGQVPGGMFGADENAREGYDDPRQATETCGFVEQIGSNNVMAALTANPKWPANTENVAFNSLPASFMPDYRSLRYLTAPNMAVSDAANHAPGIQNGGPYLLMNPFSSRCCQHNHTSAWVNFLEGTWMATQDNGLAALVYTEGEVTALVGTGDKVTVATKTHYPFEEDVRMTVRTAKATDFPLYLLVPAWADGATVSWPDGKVDATPGKYLRIDRTWRNGDTVSLHLPMRPQVRVWEKMKDAVSVDYGPLTLSLKIGEELKAVDPTTTTQADSGWQKGVDKSRWPAYEIHPKSAWNYGLDAGAAITCRRRPWPKDNMPFTLEGTPLEFSATGALIPKWTLDQTGLVAVLPTGDLGAQAKQPVTLVPMGAARLRISSFPRLD
- a CDS encoding endonuclease/exonuclease/phosphatase family protein — translated: MSVGLTTMTFNLRYSTAPDGANAWPNRRDALLAIIRHHDPDVLGVQEALADQIDDLRAWMPQHDVLGAGRDDGLRKGEHSSVFYRRNLLGLREGGTRWISPTPKVPGSLAFEARITRVFTWGEFFLASGGLVLVANAHLDHESPRARLLGGEMMRGVVQDRGLPAVVMGDFNCAAQEPPVLALTQSGLMAEALPAKGASVTFHGFDDTKTDGDMIDHVLHTKEWRCEWANIDRSRVGGRMPSDHFPVVARLILG
- a CDS encoding DNA polymerase III subunit alpha translates to MRPAGTETLSRWREAGEWWKGGPDIEVHRFIDQRGVRRETVTPVVETGTSIPSARGDAVLLHALSAYSRGGTMIAAQIPALAAEKGYGAVLLADRFSLSGAREFCRAAQEAGVRPMVGVTVELAEGGDLVLVATCPDGYRSLSRLVTECCLGEPRTYPLASWDRLARHTDGVLCLTGGSNGPVDLLVARKEYGSAKKCIDRLVSLYGRESVVVQVERTSLPWQPHVGRLLHQLADKTGVTCVAGGPVLTAERAHYPAHDILVCVDTLCKVEEVEGRKPARDPTQPQVRGLPRRSLNRERHMRHSSEAVSVYADEPCLIDESRRIADRCDSDVLPGRVELPQFCADEDTALRQVVEHGAWCRYGALSRQQKARVRRELDRMVKLGWSRHFLIAWEMCEWARGEGILFSGRGSVVDSMVAYCLGISRIDAFEFNLHFDRFLPPDGGKRPDIDIDFEASRREDVRQHLVRRYGDDHVATVAAVGTYRTRGIVREVGKVMGIPESHLSYLSKRLHGGVSPERLVMALDSRPELRDSDIPRERYHWVFEFAERLADLPRNMRAHSSGVVVSKSPVADTVPVQLSGADGVKIMQWDKRSAKHSFDKFDLLCLRGNDVLGGTMRRVDGLDVCDLPLDDDGVYRAMRSGQLVGVPQSASPAMRQAHIRIGTRNLKDAGIVQAGIRPGVGGAVKLNEFIARRQGKPFVFVHPDLEVILGPTLGIVVFQEQIDQLLEKFGGYTGDEAEEIREAVQKHHDRHRDGQVCEDVVARIVARGYSRQVAQEVHALVSGFKGYGFAEGHALAFAEVSVRSIYCQQNYPSQYFAALLDAQPAGYYGPATLCNEARVRGVQVLQPDVNKSEAGFSVEDVKATEDPKIMVPAGGVRVPLRQIAGLSVATVDRSLRGRPYHSFFDFVVRVRPEKDELRNLVHAGAFDSLTPHRRALLWMVDHALGLARSPVTEDCLPLQFEDPPLPLEIDDFNVVERAVAERRLMGLDVARHLMAFERDRVTARGGLTAAEASCLTTTEPVFVVGNPIRLRFPPTESGRRVLFFDLEDETGLLNVTCFDDVYQRDGHKVVCHPFVTVRGVAQNRDGHIAFMARRIYPYRPNISEASSSVPMPLTIGDFLMR